One stretch of Longimicrobiales bacterium DNA includes these proteins:
- a CDS encoding DUF5655 domain-containing protein has product MADLEKALATQLANIEKRTGQSLEELAGIIRSSGLTKHGEIVSMLKASLGMGHGDANTLAHTVKKMTDFPTAADAAADAAEAADTLYVGPKAALRPIHDRVMAAIHEFGPFEEAPKKSYVSLRRSRQFATVGPATKTRVEVGLNMKGLDATDRLQALPAGQMCNYRVRIGSVEEVNDELIGWIRTAYESAG; this is encoded by the coding sequence ATGGCCGATCTGGAAAAGGCACTCGCAACACAGCTCGCAAACATCGAGAAGCGCACCGGCCAGTCGCTCGAAGAGCTCGCCGGGATCATCCGCTCGAGCGGGCTCACGAAGCACGGCGAGATCGTCAGCATGCTGAAGGCGTCGCTCGGCATGGGACACGGCGATGCGAACACGCTTGCACACACGGTAAAGAAGATGACGGATTTCCCCACTGCAGCAGATGCGGCGGCGGATGCGGCGGAAGCCGCCGACACACTGTACGTGGGTCCGAAGGCGGCGCTGCGACCGATTCACGACCGTGTGATGGCGGCCATCCACGAGTTCGGACCGTTCGAGGAAGCACCGAAGAAGTCCTACGTCAGTCTGCGTCGCAGCAGGCAGTTTGCGACGGTGGGTCCGGCAACGAAGACACGTGTCGAGGTTGGACTCAACATGAAGGGTCTCGACGCCACCGATCGCCTCCAGGCGCTGCCCGCCGGCCAGATGTGCAACTACCGGGTGAGAATCGGGTCGGTCGAGGAGGTCAATGACGAGCTGATCGGCTGGATCCGGACGGCGTACGAATCGGCGGGCTGA